Part of the Mytilus edulis chromosome 9, xbMytEdul2.2, whole genome shotgun sequence genome, ttttataaatttacatcataccaatttataatttgtaacgaaaatgatatagaaacactttaacagacaatacagataatGACCTAATTGTTTTgaattgagcgtcactgatgagtgttatgtagacgaaacgcgcgtattaaaaagtaaaatcacaaaaatactgaacttagaggaagatcaattgggaaagtccataatcacatggcaaaatcaaaaaacaaaacgcatcaaaaacgaatggacaaaaactgtcatattcctgacttggtacaggcattttcaaatgtagaaaatggtggattaaacctggttctatagcgctaaccctctcactttaatgacagtctcatcaatttccgatatttttacattgatgcgttaaataaacagacagaTAATGACCTAATTGTTTTGAAttgaccgtcactgatgagtgttatgtagacgaaacgcgcgtattaaaaagtaaaatcacaaaaatactgaacttagaggaagatcaattgggaaagtccataatcacatggcaaaatcaaataacaaaacgcatcaaaaacgaatggacaaaaactgtcatattcctgacttggtacaggcattttcaaatgtagaaaatggtggattaaacctggttctatagcgctaaccctctcactttaatgacagtctcatcaatttccgatatttttacattgatgcgttaaataaacagacagaTAATGACCTAATTGTTTTGAAttgaccgtcactgatgagtgttatgtagacgaaacgtgcgtattaaaaagtaaaatcacaaaaatactgaacttagaggaagatcaattgggaaagtccataatcacatggcaaaatcaaataacaaaacgcatcaaaaacgaatggacaaaaactgtcatattcctgacttggtacaactgtcatattcctgacttggtacaggcattttcaaatgtagaaaatggtggattaaacctggttctatagcgctaaccctctcactttaatgacagtctcatcaatttccgatatttttacattgatgcgttaaataaacagacagaTAATGACCTAATTGTTTTGAAttgaccgtcactgatgagtgttatgtagacgaaacgtgcgtattaaaaagtaaaatcacaaaaatactgaacttagaggaagatcaattgggaaagtccataatcacatggcaaaatcaaataacaaaacgcataaaaaacgaatggacaaaaactgtcatattcctgacttggtacaggcattttcaaatgtagaaaatggtggattaaacctggttctatagcgctaaccctctcactttaatgacagtctcatcaatttccgatatttttacattgatgcgttaaataaacagacagttttgtaaacaggaaaaattttcggtcctcaatgctcttgaactttgtacttgtttggctattaattataatcctgttacctttgatatatatttacaccactgggtcaatgccacgactggtggacgtttcgtcgcCGAGGGTAtaaccaacccagtagtcagcacatgaatatcaattatatggtcatttttaaatttcctttgaattttttggaaaaactaaagattttcttatcccaagagtagattaccttagccgtatttggcacaactttttgaaattttcggtcctcaatgctcttgaactttgtactttgtttattattgtgtactttattcaaagagagaaaattaattctagatacagtttagtcaccggtagtttgtccatctatattatattgtaaaactatatatatatatatatacatatatatcttttcCTGCAGAATTTATTTGGTTGAAAAAGGCttgactttgtttaattgttaaataatcaatgtaatcaatatgtaatcacttgtataaaattgaacttaattgtactgctcaaattattgggcgtcataattgacaaaaaaaaactttgtattgtattgtttggctttttaactgttttgatctgagcgtcactgatgggtcttatgtagacgaaacgcgcgtcttgcatattaaattataatcctggtacctttgataactatttacccaactgggtcgatgccactgctggtggacgtctcgtcccctagggtatcaccaacccagtagtcagcacttcggtgtgaatgtcaattatatggtcatttttttttttaatttcctgtttacaaaactttgaattttttggaaaaactgaagattttcttatccaaggagtagaaaaaccttagccgtatttggcacaacttttgggaattttcggtcctccatgctcttcaactttgtacttgtttggcaagAAACATGGTTGGAAAATTCTGTAAATGCAGTAGCAGAATACCCAAAGAAGTATTTTAATTCCTCTCTGTAGAAGTAGTATTTCAATGTAGTGTTAGGAAATGGTCTATCATGGTATTCTTGCAGAGTGTTGCATTATGAATGTTCTTGTCTATAAGGATCGAAAGCTTGAAGTAGTAATATATAGACCTACACATGACCTTTTCGATATCGTCCCGCTTATTTGTACTTatgtgtacttgtttggctttataaatattttgatctgagcgtcaccgatgagtcttttgtagacgaaacgcgcgtctggcgtattaaattataatcctggtacctctgataactatttaccccactgggtcgatgccactgctgatggacgtttcgtccccgagggtatcaccaacccagtagtcagcactttggtgtgaatatcaattatatggtcatttttttaatttcctgtttacaaaactttttttggaAACACTCAAGATTTTCTTAtttcaggagtagattaccttagccgtatttggcacaactttttggaattttcggtcctcatggctctttaacttcgtacttgttCGTAACACTGAagttgaagatgaaattcatttttttcttcagtgtcctgttttataaaataaaagatcTGAATATATAGATTACTTGAATAAggttaacaaaaactttaaaagcctcccaaataaatcaaaattaatatggttaatgtcatctgaggataatgttataattaaaaaagtaagtttattattgtgtactttattcaaagagagaaaattaattctagatacagtttagtcaccggtagtttgtccatctatattatattgtaaaactatatatatatatatatatatatatatatatatatatatatatatatatatatatatatatatatatatcttttcctgcagaatttatttggttgaaaaaggcttgactttgtttaattgttaaataatcaatgtaatcaatatgtaatcacttgtataaaattgaacttaattgtactgctcaaattattgggcgtcataattgacaataaaaaactttgtattgtattgtttggctttttacctgttttgatctgagcgtcactgatgagtcttatgtagacgaaacgcgcatctggcgtattaaattataatcctggtaccttttataactaccAATTGTTCATCCGCAATCTTGGGATGACCCTCATCAGTTTTATCCCAGGAAAGGTGGATGCCGGGACTGGATTTGTTTCTCACTATAAATACGATTATAGAACTGTTCTTAACTGTTTTCAGAAGAGGAAAATGGCacttttatgaaataattttatttttaatcatacaTACCTTTAGAAATCTATTTTTTCTAAACGAGTTGATTTGAAGTGCAGCTGAAACTTATAcgctatgaaatttaaaaagtaacGTCAGAGCGTAGTTTACTCATGAgatagatataataaaaaaaaaaaaaggaaaccgCTTAAAGACTAAGAtagtataaaaaatgtaaaaatatatagtttttggTGGTTGACCTTATATTTTAAGCTACAGTACTAGGCCTACGTTGGCTATCGATTATTTGTAATCACAACTTGACATGACGTAATGTTGTTTGTGGTTGATAgtggtctcattgacaatcatccTAAAGAgcgactataaaaaaaatatttcacagcAGTCAAGAACCGTGAGAATAgctaaaaaaaattgagataGTGAGTTCTAATTCGCTAGTAGTTCTGggaagtattttttattttataatattctgGCCGACTTAAATGTATGACAAAAACCATGCATGACTCGGATATTGAAAAAATGTCAGCATTAGTGTCTTCAAACTAAcaataaaaagtgaaataacatgaatcaaaagctcaaacatcaaCCGATAACATCTGCCATATTGCTGATTTTTATAccggcatttccttatgtagaaaatggtgaattaaaccggGTCTtatatctaaacctctcacttgtatgacagtcgccaACAAATTGTATACTATtaacaacgatatgtgaacaaactAAAAAACTTGCAAAGATCGGGGTCTGCTTTATTGTGTGTATCTAGTAACAAGTAGCGAAGTCCTGACAGAATAGAGACTGGCAAACATATATTAATGGTAGAACGTTTTATTCTTACAATTATTCGTTAATGCGTTTTTCGCATATATACTACATAAAGTATAGCTAAATTGGTATACCAATtgaatataccctcattttcaagTGTCAGTCCGAATTTCTCGGCATCCATCCATGTTCACAACTACTGCATCCTACCTACTATAATTTAAGTTAATTTCTCTCCTCCTGAAACATGCCGGAAATACTTGCTACTGCAAAGAAAAcgaacaacaatcaatcaatcaatataacaTTCATCTCGTTTTTATATAAATGCACCTTAATTTCGAGAACATTCAaacctaaaattgagaatggaaatggggaatgtgccaaagagacaacaacccgaccatagagcagacaacagcagaaggtcaccaacaggtcttcaatgcaacgagaaatacccccacccggaggcgtccttcagcttgcccctaaacaaatatatactagttcagtgatcatgaacgccatactaaactccaaattgtacataagaatataaaagttaaaataatacaagactaacaaaggccagaggctcctgacttgggtcaggcgcaataatgcggcggggttaaacatgtttgtgagatctcaaccctccccctatacctctagccaatgcagaaaagtaaacgcataacaatacgcacattaaaattcagttcaagagaagtccgagtctgatgtcagaggatgtaaccaaagaaaataaacaaaatgacaataatacataaataacatcagactactagcagttaactgacatgccagctccagacttcaattaaactgattgaaaaattgtAAAGTAGTTTCTAGAAGATGCTTACCTAATTTTTGTTACGATTTTTATGTGTATTAcattgaataattttgatattccCTATTTTTATCCCCTTCTCTTTTCAATTTGTAAAGCCTCTTACAGCCTTCTTTCCTAAAACATggcaacctttttttttaaatggcaccTGTGATTCCATCAGTCACTGATTTGAtagcttatttttatttttggcacaGCATAGCTTCTTCGtcgacaaacaaaaaacaaaacaatattccaATCTATTATCtaataaaacttaaacaaaatatCAACGAGGCAACACTGTGATGACCTAAATAGCCTCATTTTCGTTCCCAATTCATACGGGTTAGTCTGCATTGAGTTCCTGTACTATTATGTGTACTGTGTGTAATATTGATTATTCGTGTGGCTGTgttttttaacgattttttttacatactgtTGTAGTTtgcatttatttatcatatacttatagAAAATAATGGTATAATTGTACCTCATGATAAAACTAATTTGTACATTATATTTGAAGAATTGCCTTAACCTGTCGGCTCTCGGGATGATATTATGACCTAGGGCTGTTACGGAGTCtgttataatctatatatatcagATAGcttattactttttatttcatgttgtttttctgttataCCTAGTCTTATACTTTCGTAGTCTTATGTGTTTATTATGATCATACATCCCTGACTATTGGCTCTTCGTTTGAGACGAACTCATAAACCATGTCAACAATATGGTGGGTTTCAATGTTTAACGATGCTATATTATGTCTGTCACAGAAAAACACACTGTGAATAGCTGGAAAGGGCCCCGACTCATAAGATCGGTACTAAGCATAAGCACAACTAACAACAAGACATCAAACATGTACAGATTGTTCGGAACCAAGATAAGTCGATGGTAAATGTGTGGTATCTTTCATGGTTTATTTTAGTATTAAAAGCCCAATGTGAACTTAAAATGAACCAGTGATACATATTTAGATAATGTAttctaaaagttaaaaaaaaaaacaatataggtTAAGCAATCGCTATTTTCTCATATATCTTGTGATGAATCGTGAATGATTTCACTAATCCTAATAATTAttctataatttgttttgataaaaaaaaaatgggaatacaatatacatatattcagTGGACGTGTTTTCATGCAAGTCAGTTTACTTTCTTTTTTGCAATAATTACGTTTAAAAAAAAGTAGCACTCGTTCAATCAATCATATACAGATTGTTGATCCGGAAAAACAGTTCCAACgaacaaatcaaataattttcgATGGTTCAGATGCTTGACAAAAAATCcgacaaatttaatcaaaattatagCACCAATACGATATGGTTAATACTTGAATGTGTGATTATCTATTTCAATCTTCTTTGGAGacgttaaaatgaaataaaactattcTCCTTAACTTGATTTGCGGCATATAACCAGCTTCTGCTTTTGTACTAGCACAAAGTCGATTTAATTATGTGAAAATTAGTATTCACCATTGTTTAATAATTGTACCACTGAGAATATTCGTGTAAACATGAAGCTCtcgattttaattttctttgcTTTTAGAAAGCGCTggaaaatattgatatttacagttcataaattttgtaatttattttatgcTGTTGCATTTTCTGGAGTCTTAGCTGGTCTATGATGGAATTGTGATTGTTCTGCTTATGCATTTATTCTTTAAAACACTTTAACTGTTGCCAATAAGTTTGtaattgtatttttgaaaaatattttcagtaTTATAAGGGGATCAAGATACATTTAGCCTCCCAAATGCCTTCACTATGTTATGTTGTAATCAGTCATCAAAATATATGGGTTTTTATAGTGTTGTGTTTAATTTTGTTTGCCCTCGTATTTACATgttcttaatattatttttttcaagaaaggGTATACTTTATACGATTAGTACATTCAAAGcaaattacatttttgttgatAGTGTTCGTCAAAAAGCTTTACTATTTAATGCACCTTTTTTGTTGGCGTCTCTGTTAGATTGATTTGTATGTTCGTTTTATTATTTTAGTTAGTTTTTTCGAATGCCTGTGATGTACGATATGTTAACACAGTTTTGGCTACTGGATCCCAACTATCGTCACATCAACTATGTCTGTTTTGGTTGCTCACTCAATTTGGTCAATTTAGCGGAATGTAACAACTGTTATGCATGCAGTACAAGTGGTAGGTCAAACTAATTATAAAACTAGTTTAAGAAGGACtgattcataccttgatctttacCTCAATATtaacacagatggacgacttcaaacTCTATCAAATTaggagttccaaatgatgaacttgaaatcatcctttcataaattttacggacgctatcacgagttggtttaccgttattgaataacccgtttcacagatgatatcggatatgctcCTTATGTCGCAACTACAATcgccttcccttttcacgaatgtgacctaccgaattagactatttaacggatttgtaataacataagcaaaagGACGGGCGCCACATGCTTACCATTCTGGAGCAACTGAGATCAACCCTCGTTtatggttgggttcgtgttgtctACTGTTTTTCTATGTAACATatgtcaataaactcatcatagataacaggatttaTACCAAACGGGATAATTTTAACTTCCCAATTATCACTTTTCCATATCTCAGCAGTAACACCCCTTCCCCTTTTGCTCCGttgtatggtgtttacatatcttaaatgatacgttatgctcgtgcattTTCACACTCTActgacttcatatacaggagtgtgatCCTTCCACAGAAACTGTTCCAATAGAGTTATGAGTAggagaaactaaaataaaacttCGTTAATCTTATTAACACCATTATGAATGTTTTATCTATACGCCGTGTCTCAACTAACTaatgacatttttaccacgtctaAGATTGTGCTGCGTTTGTCGGTTAAGTGCCTAACATGACCTATTACTGAATATGACTGGTTCGAGACATGTCGTAAAGCAATGCAAACTCACACTACGACATGTCTCGATATTTTGTACATCAAacattcttgtattttttttatttttctgttatatttttggTATCGGTTTGATAATGTGTTATGTCTTATCGtgtgtagtccaaataattacaaAATTGCATTTCAATACCATCATTGTCATGAAAATTGTTTGGACTGGTAATGTGAAAATAAGTTCGAGATTACATGTTCGTTACGTAAGTGCTTCACTGTTTGTTGTGTCTGCCGTTGATGGAAGATGCTCGCTGTTGTTCTGCGGTTTGCATGTTGTTTTGattattgtattatttgtttgtgctgtatttcagTCGCaaagttgtcattttagcgatattttaAACATTGTAATATGAGCGGGAAGTTTGgcttgccataaaaccaggttaatttttttctgaaaatgtcctgttccaagtcacgaatatggcagttgttatcaaatagttagtttctatgtatgttggcgtttgtttttgttgcatttttgcgttcttctcttatatttgatgtgtatccctcggtttaagtttgtaatccggattagTTTTCTTCcaatcgatgtatgacttttgaacaccaatATACTACTGCTGTCCTCTATTCTTCGAAAAATAGCTGCACCAAGTCGTCAGAAATATGGCAGCTGGTTTTCATTTGTACCGTttgattttgtgatttttgtaATGGACTTCCTTTTCTGAATTGCGTTGGATTCAGTATTGTACACTTTTATCTTACATGCGAATCTGTTATATGTACGGTAAGTATACTactatttgtttggctttataaatattttgatatgagcgtcactgatgagtcttctgtagacgaaacgcgcgtctggcgtactaaattataatcctagtacctttgataactactatcACATTCTAACGGGCGATTGTGTAAACAAAATATGAAGGTCTCTGTTGGACAATTCAGCTCGCACTTTATGACAACCATTTAATAAGAATACCGACTATTTTGACGACTAAGAGGATCTTcgatggttttatttttatttctgcaatacaaaaatatgttcaaaacatTAATTACAGCCCAAACTAATTCCCGTTAATCAactagaaaaaataatttcctgTTTGTCCATGGATTTCTGTATTCCATATGTCAGTTTTAATTGGGCCGAAACATCTTTCTTAAATTCACAATTGTACTGGCAGATCTCACAATGACAATTAAATTAAGCGTTCGGCAAAAATACATAGATAAATCATATTTATAGTCACAACAATATCCGCGATTTCCCCAATGTCAACGTCAATTGATTTCAAGCATAAAGCTCAATTAAAGTTCACTTGAGTTCAATCAGTAAACACATGAGTTCGAGAGTTTAGTAACTGTTATGAGTGTAACTGTAttctcaaaatttatatttttttggattGAAATATAAATTCCTCGCCCATaataataaaacatgtcattATATTGTCTACACTTTGTACCCCTCCGTAAGTCCGTTTGTTGAACTGGTATCGTATTTGTATAAGAGTTTAAGATCAAGTTGAGGTCAAATAAAACTAGAATTTGGTCAACATTTTGATTAAAAACGatgttttgtaaatttatgaGTTTTTCCAAAATTTCGCAAATAGGATAGTGTCGGCGAGTAATGGtgtaattttttcttttcttttcatttctttttgtactttttatagaatctaaaattaaaattcttGTCATTTGCAATTGACCCAAAACGGCGCAAGCTAAAACTGCATCGTATAATTCTGAAATTTTGCTTTAATCATTCTTTGGTGAGTATTTCTTCAGAAATGATCCTATGTTAGTGAAATCGATATTTGTGATATTTATAGAGAGTTTTACATACATTTATGATAGAGAACTTCAAGTAAGAAAACATTCCCAAGAGCAGACCATtacttttcaaatttttgaataaGTATTGTCtattttttgttatatgttttctGTAGTTGCTTTTCCGTCATTTGGCCTTCGGTGAACGtcgaaaatttaataaataagatCCTTAAAACCTTCCGACAAAACATCAAGTACGTAAAGAcgtaatttataatttaacttcATTACTGGTTTCCCAAATATAACTGTTTTATATCATTATTTGGTAACGCTAGCCATGAATCTATAAACGTATACAATATTGTTGGATTggttatagaatgaaattcaaaacagtgtggctgtggccattgattgacacattaaattcatccattgactgggacaatttacgtgaacgtttgtctgtaacgacaactgttcacgacgtacctacgatagaaatttaaactgtggggtcaccaaaggtttcttaacgcctttaattataatttaattcgaaaaattaatcaggaataacctttatgttttgatttatataattgatataaatcaaaacatcgtgttatttctgattaatttttcgaattactttattaaggtgttgagaacctttggtgaccccatagtttaagtgtctttaaaaagtacatagtgagcagtggtcgttacatacaaacgttcacctaaattgtcccagtcaatggatgaatttaatgtgtcaatcaatggccacagccacactgttttgaatttcattctaatataCTTGGATACTGCTAGCCTTGAATATAAACACATACAGTATTGTCCCATTGATTGATCTATTGTTTTATTTCGATACTTGGGTACTGGTTTTAAAAATGTTCTTGCTTTGAATGTCAATATTTAGAGCATAATCCAAGCATTTGTTCTACATTGCTATGGAATGTTTTATtcacactttatttttttttacaccgTAAATGTGTCCCGTTTCCTTTTGTTTACCCATTTCTCGTTCAAATCCATGCCGAACTAGACTAAATATTAGCAAAACTCGGCATGCACTAACGTTATTGTTAATCATAAAAGTTACTGTTGAAACTACGCATACTTGATTTTCGTCTTTTTTCTATCCCATATGGCCTTAATGTTACATGGCCATTACTGTAGTCAACTGAGAAGTATCGTGTACTGGAATACTTCGGGTGTGAAGATGTTCTGTCCAAAAAGTGTTTACTGTGACATTTAAGCATGGCTTTGATTCGAAGTCTTATCTTTTTACTAAACAAGCAATAAATAACTGGGTTTATTCCGCTATTTGAAACAACCATCCACTGAGCAACCGGTGAAATATATTTGATGACAAACATAAGCGAGTCGTAGTCCCTAAACTGATCCATTTCAAAGTATACCCAGAATTGTATTATATAGTTTGGCAACCATGATATGAAAAAGATGATTACAACTACGGCTAACATTTTTACAACTTTGACTTTTGATTTGTGAATAACACCATTTGCTTTAAATATTCCGGGTGCATTTCTGTTCCACACACGAAATCCTATGAATGAATAACAGAATATAATCAGAATCAGTGGAATAGCATAAAAGAACACAAATATTCCAATAAAGTATACTTTTCTAACTGTTTCACTTGGATAAGTTTCAATACAAACTTTTAGTAAGCCACCCTGTAATATTAGTTCCCGGTATAAAACCATAGGTATACTAACACCAAGTGAGAAAACCCAAACAAAACACATTATACACTTAGATGTCGTCCAAGTCATCTTGTAGTTAAATGTGTAACATATAGCCAGGTATCTGAAAAATAACAGAAAAGAATTTTATGTTACCTTTATATCTTACGTTCAAATCACGACAAACTGATTCGATGCTTAAAGCTTAATGTCTAGTCTTTAGAGAATGTGTTAAATAACCTTTATTCtactttttttatgtttgacATCATGACATGCATAAGTATGGTGGTGCTATAGATTACGAAAATGGAGCTTTGTGACCTTGGATAATCGGTACCAAAATAACTAGTGAATTACGGAGATGTATTACAATTATGTATAACCAAACGAATACAACAAAGGCACTAATTAGCTGACGTACTGCTTCCATTTCTTGATAAACCTTAACGTCTGTTCTGACATTAAAATATACGGTGATAAACTCAAATGTAGATGTGGAATTAGTTAATTAtggatattttaaagttttaaaagctTAATTTGATTACAACATCATGGAGGTTCGCtaatctgtttaaaaataacaaactttctaaaagacttttataaattgatagtatataaataaagaaagtaaaaaagcaaaaaaaaattgagtgttcgtgtgcttgttttcgagatataagccattgaaaatttggcgggaaataactctctagatttttctaacatttagcattggcacatttttggttaaaaaaaatataaaaaattaacaagGAATTTATAAGATTGTgaaaaaatggccttttaaattatgtgtaataaaaatatgaaagaaaagtaggggttagtgggcaatttttttttatgtcaataaatggataaaaccagaggattccgaaaatctgtaaaaaaactaaaaaaaaatagaggagcaaacatccttaacctACTTCTTTGATAGTTAATGTACGCTCAATGTCTCAATGCTCAAACCGATAGATTATGATGGGCCATGCaggtgttttttgttgtttgggttgttttttttttttgttgtttgggttgtgttttttttgttgttgttactcTCGAATCCATATATATTAGAAACCATATTGATTAAAACAGAACGCACTCACGAAAAGATGTAGTGCACTTACGTGGTGTTTTGTAATCAATTTTAACTGATCACTTAGTTCTACTCTCAATACTATTAAAAAGGGATTCATTTTCAAGTAGTCATTTTTGTTTGAACATTTGTCTGCAGTAAATAAGGTACATATTTGATATCATGTCTCTTGTGTGTTTTGTGATTaatatatgt contains:
- the LOC139487881 gene encoding neuropeptide SIFamide receptor-like is translated as MKTNRAITEYSVPAMNFFNTTSVSEQNYTNIYTNGSEITNSSNGTINFEMPHEYRHPPEITAIYIIAYGIAFLFALFGNVIVIAVVLRYRWMHTVTNFFIVNLAIADILVSLFCIPVSLLTHIFVEWRYGAVMCKITPYLQTVSVCASVNTLAAIAVDRYLAICYTFNYKMTWTTSKCIMCFVWVFSLGVSIPMVLYRELILQGGLLKVCIETYPSETVRKVYFIGIFVFFYAIPLILIIFCYSFIGFRVWNRNAPGIFKANGVIHKSKVKVVKMLAVVVIIFFISWLPNYIIQFWVYFEMDQFRDYDSLMFVIKYISPVAQWMVVSNSGINPVIYCLFSKKIRLRIKAMLKCHSKHFLDRTSSHPKYSSTRYFSVDYSNGHVTLRPYGIEKRRKSSMRSFNSNFYD